From the genome of Haloarcula taiwanensis:
GTGAGTGGTGCGACTCAGAGCTGATGCTGTGGCGGGACGGTTCTCACGCAAAATAGCGTCCGGGCAGTTACTCTGCGGACTCCGCCGCCTCTTCGACGTCGGAATCGGCTTCTGAAGCATCGCTGCCAGTCGTTGCGCCAGTCCCATCGCCGCCGTCGGTTGCTGCGCTGTCCGCAGTGGCAGCGGTATCGTCCGCTGTTACATCAACCGCCGGATCGGTATCGTTGGACTCGCTCTCTTCGGTGGCTGGCTCCGTAGTGTCAGTATCAGCTTCAAGCGATTCGGCCATTTCCGCCATCGCCGCAGCGGACTCGTCCGGCCGGTCCAGAACCGCTTCGGTGTGCATTCGCATCTCTTCGCTGGCCCGGATCGTCCCGTCGACCGTCGCGTTCTCGTGGAGTTCGACGGTCGTCCCCGAGATGTCGCCCCAGACCTTCGCGCCCGGGCCGACGCGGACGGTCCCGTTGCGGGTCGTTACGTCCCCTTTGATCTCTGTGCCCCGGCCGACCACGATGTCGGCTTTCGCGCGGAGGCTTCCGAAGACAACCGTGTCACGGCCGACTTCGAGTGATTTTGCACGGATATTTCCATGGAGCCGGCAGTCGTCGCCGACCGTCGCTGGCGTCGACACGCGCCAGGCGTCATCCGAGACGCTCGCGCCGCGTGGAATCAGAACCGGGTCGTGCTCGTCACTGCCGTCGTCTAGCATCTCGTCGATTACTTCCTCGGCCGCGTCTTCCTCGCCGATGCGGAGGAGTTGTGAGAGGTAGACGAACAGGAAGACGATGGTCGGCATCGGATTGCGGATGACGATCCAGCCGTTCGCCTCGAACCCGTTCTCGATGTCCACGTCGTCGCCGATATCAAGGTCGCCCGCGACACGGAGTTCGCCGCCGATGTGTACTCGTTCGCCGATGTAGGCGTCCTCGCCGACCAGCACGTTGTCCGCCACGTCACACCACATATCCAGCCGACAGTCACCTTCGGCTTCGATGTGGCCGCCAAAGCGGACTCGCTCGTCGGCGATGACCGTCCGCCCGCGCACACCGAACTCCACGGTCGACTGGCCGCCGACGATGACATCACCGTCGGTCACCAGGTCGTGTTCCTCGACGGTTGTTCCGTCGGGAATGTCGAGTTCGGACAGCGGGTCGGAGCCGAGTGGCACGGTTCCTATAGCGTTTTCGTTCGTATTAAACCCTCATGACGTGCATGACGGGCGTCTGACGCGGGTCGGACGGGACCGGCATCGCCGCAGTCTCGCGACGGCAGCGGGACGGTCATCGAGTCCGTGTATACCCTGAAGCCGGACGGAATCTGACAGCTGAACGGCCATAACGAACTAACCCACTGATACAGTGGCACCGATATGTCTCTCGAACGCCGTCATCTCTCGCTTGCACTTGCGGTGCTACTGATAGCGTCCGCTGGCTGTAGCGGGCTGTTGGGCACTGAATCGGGTACAGCTGGAACAGACACCGAAATAACATCGACCTCGGCTGACGTCAACGGCCCCGCACCCGGCTCGTCCGGCTTCGATGCGGCGGCTATCGAACGCGGACACTTCGAGCGGCTGTCGAACTCGTCGTTTACCACGTCGCTGTCGTTCCAACTTTCGACGGTCCGCGACGGCGAGAACCGGTCGGTGTTCATCAACCGGACCGTTGCTATCGACCGTGCGAACGACCGGTCGCTAGCGCAGGGCGAACTGGTTCAGGCTGGCGGCGACACGCTGGTGACAACGACGTACACCGCCGATGGAACCACCACACAGCGCCGTGTCCTCACCCGCGGTGAGGAGGCGATGACGGAGATCCGGGCTGCGTCACCGCCGTACGACGGGTCGGTCCAGCCGGTCAACGAGAGCAGTGTCATCGACCGCTCGCTGCTCCAGTCACTGGGGTCGGACATCAACTGGACGTACGCCGGTACCGAGACGGTCGACGGTGACAGGGTCTCGCGGTTCGAAGCGACAGGGGGTAACGTTACTGGCTTCGCGGCCGACGACGCTGTCTCGGCGACCGTCTCGGCCAACGGGACGACGGACTCGGCCAGTGCAACCGTCCTTGTTGACGAGGATGGCGTCATCCGGTCGTTCCAGTACCGGGTGACCACTGAGCGGGACGGCCAGCCGGTGACGGTGACGCTGTCGCTTTCCGTTTCGCAGGTCGACGATACCACCGTCGCGGAGCCGGACTGGCTGTCGAACGCGTAGCGCCGGTAACTGACGGCCCCCTACGGTGACTGCCCGGGGCTGAACTGTCTGGCGACCCACTGTGAACTGTCGAGCGCTTCGGCGCTTTGCTGCAAGCGCGCCAGCCGGTCTGCTCTGTCCGCTTCCTCCAGTTCCAGCGCCCGCTCGATGGTGTCCGCAATCGCACCGATATCGTGCGGATTGACTGTTAGCGCGCCGTCGAGATGGGTCGCCGCGCCGGCCAGTTCACTCAGTACGAGTGCGCCGTCACCATCAACACAGGCGACCGGATACTCGTGGGCGACGAGATTCATCCCGTCGCGGTGTGGCGTCACGACCATGACCTCGGCAGCCCGGTACAGCCCGGCCAACGTCTCGTTGTCGAGGGTGGCTTCGGTGTAGACGATGGGCTGCCAGTCATCGGTCCCGAAGCGGTCGTTGACGCGTTCGACGGCATCGACGACGTCCGCTCGGTACCGTCGGTAGGCGGCAATCCCCTCCCGCGTTCGACTTGCCTTCTGCACGTACGTGAACTCCCCTCGCAGGTCCGGTCGCCGGTCCCAGAGGTGCGCCAGCGCCTCAATCCGCTCGGGGATGCCCTTCGAGTAGTCGAGCCGTTCGACGCCGAGCGCGAGGCGGATGGACGTGTCCGAGCGACTGCCGCCCAGCACGGTATCGCGGATACTGC
Proteins encoded in this window:
- a CDS encoding acyltransferase, whose protein sequence is MPLGSDPLSELDIPDGTTVEEHDLVTDGDVIVGGQSTVEFGVRGRTVIADERVRFGGHIEAEGDCRLDMWCDVADNVLVGEDAYIGERVHIGGELRVAGDLDIGDDVDIENGFEANGWIVIRNPMPTIVFLFVYLSQLLRIGEEDAAEEVIDEMLDDGSDEHDPVLIPRGASVSDDAWRVSTPATVGDDCRLHGNIRAKSLEVGRDTVVFGSLRAKADIVVGRGTEIKGDVTTRNGTVRVGPGAKVWGDISGTTVELHENATVDGTIRASEEMRMHTEAVLDRPDESAAAMAEMAESLEADTDTTEPATEESESNDTDPAVDVTADDTAATADSAATDGGDGTGATTGSDASEADSDVEEAAESAE